In the genome of Halictus rubicundus isolate RS-2024b chromosome 9, iyHalRubi1_principal, whole genome shotgun sequence, one region contains:
- the LOC143357262 gene encoding uncharacterized protein LOC143357262 isoform X3 produces the protein MIFYVSHDSHDLKIFSYIARDGSSNTFKCNVFKSSKKSQAMRVVRTVGQAFEVCHKLSINNAAEDRGDKERERDHGENHRDVYEDQDEIPNEQSQPSPSSVHKDISLLGDPDDTVPEKTAVPCLLRSHEVPATTASTSPIRQSPSGTVTSDCGGLLVGGELTALKHEIQLLRERLEQQSQQTRAAVAHARLLQDQLAAETAARVEAQARTHQLLVQNKELLEHIGALVGHLREQERISSGHVTSQSQMPGSTTIQQTTTVPDLSNLGQCQRTGGQSSPWELDPPSPYCSYPPDSLYAGNLNTLGIQANSSTDQLQFQTQLLERLHNISPYQSQRSPYNTPSPYAMGPSLLLPPTSRPSNSAQLSPCSMSLRVSQPNSFSSSPIMTHKSENYGINLETQDLKSTFIKPLPCSGDRNAVHLAQEMLGKQDRVNLHDEIPPIVLDPPPQGKRSESAGKQSTVKENSTNQTANNKNIQNQKNLATILRTPGPPPSRTTSARLPSRSELMSEVQRTAWARHTTK, from the exons AGTCAAGCGATGAGGGTGGTCAGGACGGTAGGACAAGCATTCGAGGTGTGCCATAAATTAAGTATAAACAACGCCGCGGAAGACCGAGGGGacaaggagagggagagagaccacGGGGAGAACCACCGTGACGTTTACGAGGACCAAGACGAAATACCGAACGAGCAGTCGCAGCCGTCGCCGTCTTCTGTGCACAAAG ACATATCACTGTTAGGGGATCCGGATGACACTGTCCCAGAAAAGACAGCTGTTCCCTGTCTTCTCAGGTCGCACGAGGTCCCAGCAACCACCGCGTCTACCTCGCCGATTAGACAATCGCCATCG GGCACGGTAACCTCCGACTGCGGAGGTTTACTCGTTGGGGGCGAATTGACTGCTCTGAAGCATGAGATACAACTGTTGCGGGAACGGTTAGAGCAACAGAGTCAACAAACCAGAGCCGCCGTTGCCCATGCGCGATTGCTGCAGGATCAGCTTGCAGCTGAAACAGCAGCTCGTGTCGAAGCTCAA GCAAGGACGCATCAGTTGTTGGTGCAAAATAAAGAGTTGCTGGAGCACATAGGAGCGCTGGTCGGCCATCTTCGAGAACAAGAACGTATCTCGAGCGGGCATGTCACCTCGCAGTCCCAGATGCCTGGTTCAACAACGATACAACAAACAACCACGGTTCCTGACTTGTCGAACCTCGGCCAG TGCCAACGGACAGGAGGACAGAGTTCACCATGGGAACTGGATCCGCCATCCCCCTACTGTTCTTATCCGCCGGACTCGTTGTACGCTGGGAACCTGAATACACTGGGGATTCAAGCAAACAGTAGCACCGATCAACTGCAGTTCCAGACGCAGCTGTTGGAGAGGTTGCATAACATAAGTCCATATCAGTCTCAAAGGTCACCGTACAATACACCATCTCCATATGCAATGGGTCCTAGTCTCCTGCTACCTCCCACCAGCAGGCCATCT AACTCAGCTCAGCTCTCTCCGTGTTCCATGTCGCTGCGGGTCTCCCAGCCGAACAGTTTCTCATCGTCGCCTATAATGACGCACAAGTCAGAAAATTATGGGATAAACCTGGAGACTCAGGACTTGAAGTCGACGTTCATAAAACCTCTGCCCTGCTCCGGCGATAGGAACGCTGTTCACCTGGCCCAGGAGATGCTGGGTAAGCAGGATAGAGTCAATCTGCATGACGAAATACCACCAATCGTGCTGGATCCCCCGCCTCAGGGTAAACGTTCAGAGTCAGCGGGCAAGCAGTCAACGGTGAAAGAGAACTCGACGAACCAGACAgcgaacaataaaaatattcagaatCAGAAGAACCTGGCGACCATACTGAGGACACCTGGACCACCACCGTCGCGCACCACCAGCGCCCGTTTGCCCTCCCGAAGCGAGCTGATGTCCGAGGTGCAACGTACCGCTTGGGCTCGACACACGACCAAGTGA
- the LOC143357262 gene encoding uncharacterized protein LOC143357262 isoform X2 produces MLKNSTTRQKQGAAGGAEVPSSTNTGTTGTGSTSVVESTPKPRKKLSFKEPEILNYLRSKKPFSKPKPKPRPPPLQLTRASPTVDFSFDENPFEEENDDLEELESQAMRVVRTVGQAFEVCHKLSINNAAEDRGDKERERDHGENHRDVYEDQDEIPNEQSQPSPSSVHKDISLLGDPDDTVPEKTAVPCLLRSHEVPATTASTSPIRQSPSGTVTSDCGGLLVGGELTALKHEIQLLRERLEQQSQQTRAAVAHARLLQDQLAAETAARVEAQARTHQLLVQNKELLEHIGALVGHLREQERISSGHVTSQSQMPGSTTIQQTTTVPDLSNLGQCQRTGGQSSPWELDPPSPYCSYPPDSLYAGNLNTLGIQANSSTDQLQFQTQLLERLHNISPYQSQRSPYNTPSPYAMGPSLLLPPTSRPSNSAQLSPCSMSLRVSQPNSFSSSPIMTHKSENYGINLETQDLKSTFIKPLPCSGDRNAVHLAQEMLGKQDRVNLHDEIPPIVLDPPPQGKRSESAGKQSTVKENSTNQTANNKNIQNQKNLATILRTPGPPPSRTTSARLPSRSELMSEVQRTAWARHTTK; encoded by the exons ATGCTGAAGAATTCGACGACGAGGCAGAAGCAGGGAGCGGCGGGTGGAGCAGAGGTTCCCTCGTCAACGAATACCGGGACAACAGGTACCGGAAGCACTTCCGTTGTCGAGAGCACACCGAAGCCGCGGAAGAAGCTGTCCTTCAAGGAGCCGGAGATTCTGAACTACCTCAGGTCGAAGAAGCCGTTctcgaagccgaagccgaagccgcgGCCGCCACCATTGCAGCTGACGCGCGCGTCGCCCACCGTCGACTTCAGCTTCGATGAGAACCCCTTCGAGGAGGAGAACGATGACCTCGAGGAGCTCGAG AGTCAAGCGATGAGGGTGGTCAGGACGGTAGGACAAGCATTCGAGGTGTGCCATAAATTAAGTATAAACAACGCCGCGGAAGACCGAGGGGacaaggagagggagagagaccacGGGGAGAACCACCGTGACGTTTACGAGGACCAAGACGAAATACCGAACGAGCAGTCGCAGCCGTCGCCGTCTTCTGTGCACAAAG ACATATCACTGTTAGGGGATCCGGATGACACTGTCCCAGAAAAGACAGCTGTTCCCTGTCTTCTCAGGTCGCACGAGGTCCCAGCAACCACCGCGTCTACCTCGCCGATTAGACAATCGCCATCG GGCACGGTAACCTCCGACTGCGGAGGTTTACTCGTTGGGGGCGAATTGACTGCTCTGAAGCATGAGATACAACTGTTGCGGGAACGGTTAGAGCAACAGAGTCAACAAACCAGAGCCGCCGTTGCCCATGCGCGATTGCTGCAGGATCAGCTTGCAGCTGAAACAGCAGCTCGTGTCGAAGCTCAA GCAAGGACGCATCAGTTGTTGGTGCAAAATAAAGAGTTGCTGGAGCACATAGGAGCGCTGGTCGGCCATCTTCGAGAACAAGAACGTATCTCGAGCGGGCATGTCACCTCGCAGTCCCAGATGCCTGGTTCAACAACGATACAACAAACAACCACGGTTCCTGACTTGTCGAACCTCGGCCAG TGCCAACGGACAGGAGGACAGAGTTCACCATGGGAACTGGATCCGCCATCCCCCTACTGTTCTTATCCGCCGGACTCGTTGTACGCTGGGAACCTGAATACACTGGGGATTCAAGCAAACAGTAGCACCGATCAACTGCAGTTCCAGACGCAGCTGTTGGAGAGGTTGCATAACATAAGTCCATATCAGTCTCAAAGGTCACCGTACAATACACCATCTCCATATGCAATGGGTCCTAGTCTCCTGCTACCTCCCACCAGCAGGCCATCT AACTCAGCTCAGCTCTCTCCGTGTTCCATGTCGCTGCGGGTCTCCCAGCCGAACAGTTTCTCATCGTCGCCTATAATGACGCACAAGTCAGAAAATTATGGGATAAACCTGGAGACTCAGGACTTGAAGTCGACGTTCATAAAACCTCTGCCCTGCTCCGGCGATAGGAACGCTGTTCACCTGGCCCAGGAGATGCTGGGTAAGCAGGATAGAGTCAATCTGCATGACGAAATACCACCAATCGTGCTGGATCCCCCGCCTCAGGGTAAACGTTCAGAGTCAGCGGGCAAGCAGTCAACGGTGAAAGAGAACTCGACGAACCAGACAgcgaacaataaaaatattcagaatCAGAAGAACCTGGCGACCATACTGAGGACACCTGGACCACCACCGTCGCGCACCACCAGCGCCCGTTTGCCCTCCCGAAGCGAGCTGATGTCCGAGGTGCAACGTACCGCTTGGGCTCGACACACGACCAAGTGA